In a genomic window of Candidatus Methylomirabilota bacterium:
- a CDS encoding acyl-CoA carboxylase subunit beta, producing MGMKELVEALRARRQRALAMGGADAIVRQHAEGKLTVRERIDRLFDPGSFQEIGLLATHANVSPAMKGRETPADGVVTGFGRIGGRPASLIAYDFTVMAGSMGRTAEVKCNRAREIALTKRMPMIWLIDSAGARIQEAIGSTFAGSGFLFREESIMSGVVPMVAAMMGPGAAGTAYIPALSDFVPMVKGTSHMALGGPPLVKAVVGEDVTPEELGGSKVHTEISGVADLEVADDAACLEAVKDYLSYFPSSNLESPPVARCDDPAERKDESLLTIVPDSARRAYDVKKVIAAVVDHGRMFEIKPGWARNLVTALARLGGRPVGVVANQPMVLGGALDVDAADKAARFIMLCDAFNISLVFLQDVPGFLVGSKVERQGIIRHGAKMLYAVSEATVPKLTVVLRKAYGAGYFVMCGKAYEPDLIVAWPTAEISVMGPEGGTNIVFRKEIAAAADPDAERARRVEDFRALINPYIAAGGALIDDVIDPRETRPVLIGALEMARTKKVERPWKKHGIMPV from the coding sequence ATGGGGATGAAGGAGCTCGTCGAGGCGCTGCGTGCGCGGCGCCAGCGGGCCCTCGCGATGGGCGGGGCGGATGCCATCGTTCGGCAGCACGCCGAGGGCAAGCTCACGGTTCGCGAGCGGATCGACCGGCTCTTCGACCCCGGCTCCTTCCAGGAGATCGGGCTCCTCGCCACCCACGCCAACGTGTCGCCGGCGATGAAGGGGAGGGAGACGCCCGCCGACGGCGTCGTCACCGGCTTCGGGCGCATCGGCGGCCGGCCCGCCTCCCTCATCGCCTACGACTTCACGGTGATGGCGGGCTCGATGGGGCGCACCGCCGAGGTCAAGTGCAACCGCGCGCGCGAGATCGCTCTGACCAAGCGTATGCCGATGATCTGGCTCATCGACTCCGCGGGCGCGCGGATCCAGGAGGCCATCGGCTCGACCTTCGCGGGCTCGGGGTTCCTCTTCAGAGAGGAATCGATCATGTCGGGCGTGGTCCCCATGGTGGCGGCGATGATGGGCCCGGGCGCCGCCGGCACCGCCTACATCCCCGCGCTGTCCGACTTCGTGCCGATGGTGAAGGGAACGAGCCACATGGCGCTGGGCGGCCCACCCCTCGTGAAGGCGGTGGTGGGCGAGGACGTCACGCCGGAGGAGCTGGGCGGGTCCAAGGTCCACACCGAGATCTCGGGCGTCGCCGATCTCGAGGTCGCGGACGACGCCGCCTGCCTCGAGGCGGTCAAGGACTACCTGTCCTACTTTCCCTCGTCCAACCTCGAGTCACCCCCGGTCGCGCGGTGCGACGACCCCGCCGAGCGCAAGGACGAGTCGCTCCTCACCATCGTGCCCGACAGCGCGCGGCGCGCCTACGACGTCAAGAAAGTCATCGCCGCGGTCGTGGACCACGGACGGATGTTCGAGATCAAGCCCGGCTGGGCGCGGAATCTCGTCACCGCGCTGGCCCGCCTCGGCGGGCGGCCGGTGGGGGTCGTGGCCAATCAGCCGATGGTGCTGGGCGGAGCCCTCGACGTCGACGCCGCCGACAAGGCGGCGCGGTTCATCATGCTCTGCGACGCCTTCAATATTTCCCTTGTGTTTCTCCAGGATGTGCCGGGCTTCCTCGTGGGCTCCAAGGTGGAGCGGCAGGGCATCATCCGCCATGGGGCCAAGATGCTCTACGCGGTCAGCGAGGCCACGGTGCCCAAGCTCACCGTGGTGCTGCGCAAGGCGTACGGCGCCGGCTACTTCGTCATGTGCGGGAAGGCTTACGAGCCCGACCTCATCGTGGCCTGGCCCACCGCGGAGATCTCGGTGATGGGACCCGAGGGCGGGACCAATATCGTATTCCGCAAGGAGATCGCCGCCGCGGCCGACCCGGACGCGGAGCGAGCCCGCCGGGTGGAGGACTTTCGCGCCCTGATCAATCCCTACATCGCGGCCGGTGGGGCGCTGATCGACGACGTGATCGATCCGCGCGAGACGCGGCCGGTGCTCATCGGGGCGCTGGAGATGGCGCGCACCAAGAAGGTCGAGAGGCCCTGGAAGAAGCACGGGATCATGCCGGTCTAG
- a CDS encoding biotin/lipoyl-binding carrier protein: protein MPEEVKAHITGVVFQITSKAGDRLAAGDPVVVLESMKMEIPVEAPRAGVVREIKVAEGQTVQEGDTIAVID from the coding sequence ATGCCTGAGGAGGTCAAGGCCCACATCACCGGGGTCGTGTTCCAGATCACCAGCAAGGCGGGCGACCGCCTGGCCGCCGGCGATCCCGTCGTCGTGCTGGAGTCGATGAAGATGGAGATCCCGGTCGAGGCCCCGCGCGCCGGGGTGGTGCGCGAGATCAAGGTGGCCGAGGGCCAGACGGTGCAAGAAGGCGACACCATCGCCGTCATCGATTAG
- a CDS encoding DNA polymerase IV, with product MAGSAPAIRTVLHVDMDAFYAAVEQRDRPELRGRPVVVGAKPGGRGVVSAASYEARRFGIHSAMPISRAYRLCRDAVYLPVDMDKYAAVSRQIMALLAEWTPLLEPVSIDEAFLDVTASRALRGDGPTIARDIKARIRAEVALTASVGVAPNKFVAKIASDLEKPDGLVVVEPGQEAAFLAPLPIGRLWGVGRVTGTELQSLGILTIGQLASLPPATLLARFGESHGPALAELARGLDDRPVEPFGTPKSMGAEETFGTDHLDVERLRATLRAQAERVARELRAEGYAGRVVTLKIRFADFSTYTRAHTGEPTQDGLRVYQEACALLDRVNLSQPVRLIGVSVSGLGAAGQGQLALFGPDAARQERLGRALDRLVERFGGDAVQPASLLGRRSRRRSGPRGPAR from the coding sequence ATGGCCGGATCCGCGCCGGCGATCCGGACCGTGCTCCACGTCGACATGGACGCGTTCTACGCGGCGGTGGAGCAGCGCGACCGCCCCGAGCTGCGAGGCCGTCCGGTGGTGGTGGGTGCGAAGCCCGGCGGGCGCGGCGTGGTGTCGGCCGCCTCGTACGAGGCGCGGCGCTTCGGCATCCACTCCGCCATGCCGATCAGCCGTGCGTACCGCCTGTGCCGGGACGCCGTGTACCTCCCCGTCGACATGGACAAGTACGCGGCGGTGTCGCGCCAGATCATGGCCTTGCTCGCAGAGTGGACGCCGCTGCTGGAGCCCGTGTCCATCGACGAGGCGTTCCTCGACGTCACTGCCAGCCGCGCGCTGCGCGGCGACGGGCCCACCATCGCCCGGGACATCAAGGCCCGCATCCGGGCCGAGGTTGCCCTGACCGCGTCGGTGGGCGTCGCTCCTAACAAGTTCGTGGCGAAGATCGCGTCCGACCTCGAGAAGCCCGACGGTCTCGTCGTGGTGGAGCCCGGCCAGGAGGCGGCCTTCCTCGCGCCGCTGCCGATCGGTCGGCTCTGGGGCGTGGGGCGCGTCACGGGGACCGAGCTCCAGTCCCTCGGCATCCTCACCATCGGCCAGCTCGCGAGCCTGCCGCCGGCCACGCTGCTGGCGCGCTTCGGCGAGAGCCATGGGCCCGCGCTCGCGGAGCTCGCCCGGGGCCTCGACGACCGCCCCGTGGAGCCCTTCGGCACGCCCAAGTCCATGGGCGCCGAGGAGACCTTCGGCACGGACCATCTCGACGTCGAGCGGCTCCGCGCCACCTTGCGCGCCCAGGCCGAGCGCGTGGCGCGCGAGCTGCGCGCCGAGGGGTATGCCGGCCGCGTGGTCACGCTGAAGATCCGCTTCGCGGATTTCTCGACCTACACGCGCGCGCACACCGGCGAGCCCACCCAGGATGGCCTGCGCGTCTACCAGGAGGCCTGCGCGCTGCTCGATCGCGTGAACCTGAGCCAGCCGGTGCGGCTGATCGGGGTCTCGGTGTCGGGCCTCGGCGCGGCAGGACAGGGCCAGCTCGCGCTGTTCGGCCCCGATGCCGCTCGGCAGGAGCGGCTGGGGCGGGCGCTCGATCGGCTCGTCGAGCGCTTCGGCGGGGATGCGGTGCAGCCCGCGAGCCTGCTGGGGCGCCGCTCGCGACGCCGCAGCGGCCCGCGCGGGCCGGCCCGCTGA
- a CDS encoding DUF455 family protein, with translation MERPIAYDKLAREERFVRMRARDVAQIKVDQGEPPFPDLSSRDSIKERVHGIMVGEMQAMEGAGRSVYDFPDAPWEFTMDMARQVWDESRHLEIYLRLLEHLDGYVGEYPETTILWRCACAEDAAARVAGVNRGLEGLACDVFNQLVYIARKMGDPILERAVDFVLADEITHVRMGSKWLTRLTEGDPERRRQAIAFQETIDERFNLGGVRQDGDHEQVLISIATEARQLGGFTDEEIQRLIKTTQRSQVY, from the coding sequence ATGGAACGTCCCATCGCCTACGACAAGCTGGCCCGAGAGGAGCGCTTCGTGCGGATGCGGGCGCGCGACGTGGCCCAGATCAAGGTCGACCAAGGAGAGCCGCCGTTTCCCGATCTGAGTAGCCGCGACTCCATCAAGGAGCGCGTTCACGGGATCATGGTGGGCGAGATGCAGGCCATGGAGGGCGCGGGCCGCAGCGTCTACGACTTCCCGGACGCGCCCTGGGAGTTCACGATGGACATGGCGCGCCAGGTCTGGGACGAGTCGCGCCACCTCGAGATCTACCTGCGCCTGCTGGAGCACCTCGACGGCTACGTGGGCGAGTATCCCGAAACCACCATTCTCTGGCGCTGTGCGTGCGCCGAGGACGCGGCAGCGCGGGTGGCCGGTGTCAACCGCGGCCTCGAGGGCTTGGCCTGCGACGTGTTCAATCAGCTCGTGTACATCGCCCGGAAGATGGGGGATCCCATCCTGGAGCGGGCGGTGGACTTCGTGCTCGCCGACGAGATCACCCACGTGCGCATGGGCTCGAAGTGGCTGACCCGGCTGACCGAGGGCGACCCCGAGCGGCGCCGGCAGGCCATCGCCTTCCAGGAGACCATCGACGAGCGCTTCAACCTCGGCGGGGTGCGCCAGGACGGCGATCACGAGCAGGTGCTGATCTCGATCGCCACCGAGGCGCGACAGCTGGGCGGGTTCACCGACGAGGAGATTCAGCGCCTCATCAAGACCACCCAGCGCTCGCAGGTCTACTAG
- a CDS encoding HDIG domain-containing protein, protein MEGPPGPGPRLTRDAAWRILTEFTRSDSLRKHALAVEATMRAYAGRYGAEPDTWGIAGLLHDFDYEMHPAGPQHPLKGAEILAARGVAPEIVYAILAHADYAGCPRRSLLDRALYACDEPSGFITACALVRPGRAIAGLEAGSVIKKLKDKGFARSVNRHDIYRGAEELGVPLEAHLGFLVETLTASAPALGLEGPAR, encoded by the coding sequence GTGGAAGGCCCGCCAGGCCCCGGCCCGCGCCTGACTCGCGACGCCGCGTGGCGGATACTCACCGAGTTCACCCGCTCCGATAGCCTTCGCAAGCACGCTCTCGCAGTCGAGGCGACCATGCGCGCCTACGCCGGACGATACGGCGCCGAGCCGGACACCTGGGGCATCGCGGGCCTGCTCCACGACTTCGACTACGAGATGCATCCCGCTGGGCCCCAGCACCCCCTGAAGGGCGCCGAGATCCTCGCCGCGCGGGGCGTGGCCCCCGAGATCGTGTACGCGATCCTCGCCCATGCGGACTACGCGGGCTGCCCGCGCCGCTCCCTCCTCGACCGCGCGCTTTACGCCTGCGACGAGCCGTCCGGCTTCATCACCGCGTGCGCGCTCGTGCGCCCAGGCCGCGCCATCGCCGGGCTCGAGGCCGGCTCGGTGATCAAGAAGCTCAAGGACAAGGGCTTCGCGCGATCGGTCAACCGGCACGATATCTACCGGGGCGCCGAGGAGCTCGGCGTGCCGCTCGAGGCGCATCTGGGATTCCTCGTCGAGACGCTGACCGCCTCCGCACCCGCGCTCGGCCTCGAGGGCCCCGCGCGCTAG
- a CDS encoding helix-turn-helix domain-containing protein gives MVPKDTMSIQEASQYLAMDEQTVTRMASERQIPCLQHDGKWLFSKKSIDKWKARQAPARA, from the coding sequence GTGGTTCCGAAGGACACGATGAGCATCCAGGAAGCGTCGCAGTACCTGGCCATGGACGAGCAGACCGTCACGCGCATGGCCAGCGAGCGCCAGATCCCCTGTCTCCAGCACGACGGCAAGTGGCTCTTCTCCAAGAAGTCCATCGACAAGTGGAAGGCCCGCCAGGCCCCGGCCCGCGCCTGA
- the nifS gene encoding cysteine desulfurase NifS, whose protein sequence is MNRRVYLDHNASTPVHPEVLEVMLPYFSERYGNPSSIHGFGREAREGLDTARERIAGFLRVGKEEVVFTSGGTESDNMAIKGVAAARGRGHLITSAVEHHAVLRTCETLAKQGFDLTVLPVDGYGMVSPDDVRRAIRPDTILVTIMHANSEVGTIQPVSEIGRITRERGVTFHVDGVQTFGKLPLDVEALGIDLLSFSGHKIYGPKGIAGLYIRKGTKMASVQHGGEHERRRRAGTENVPGAVGLGKAVEVRARDMAAEETRVRALRDRLWTGLSSRVPEVRLNGHPTERLPGTCNVCFRHIESESIVLGLDLKGIGVSAGSACTAGSVEPSHVLVAMAVPLDWAMGTVRCSLGRSTTAEDIDYVLDSIEPLAGKLRSLSPVRA, encoded by the coding sequence ATGAACCGGCGAGTCTATCTCGATCACAACGCGTCCACTCCGGTGCATCCGGAGGTGCTGGAGGTCATGCTTCCGTACTTCTCGGAGCGATACGGCAATCCGTCGAGCATCCACGGCTTCGGCCGCGAGGCCCGCGAGGGGCTGGACACCGCCCGCGAGCGGATCGCGGGCTTCCTCCGCGTCGGCAAGGAGGAGGTCGTGTTCACCTCCGGCGGCACCGAGTCGGACAACATGGCCATCAAGGGGGTGGCGGCCGCCCGCGGGCGCGGCCATCTCATCACCTCCGCGGTCGAGCATCATGCGGTGCTCCGCACGTGTGAGACGCTAGCCAAGCAGGGCTTCGACCTCACGGTACTGCCGGTGGACGGCTACGGCATGGTGAGCCCCGACGACGTGCGCCGCGCCATCCGGCCGGACACGATCCTCGTGACGATCATGCACGCCAACTCCGAGGTCGGCACCATCCAGCCGGTCAGCGAGATCGGGCGGATCACGCGCGAGCGCGGCGTCACCTTCCACGTGGACGGCGTCCAGACCTTCGGCAAGCTGCCGCTGGACGTCGAGGCCCTCGGCATCGACCTCCTGTCCTTCTCCGGCCACAAGATCTACGGGCCGAAGGGGATCGCCGGGCTCTACATCCGCAAGGGCACCAAGATGGCTTCGGTGCAGCACGGCGGCGAGCACGAGCGCCGCCGCCGGGCGGGCACAGAGAACGTGCCGGGCGCGGTGGGGCTGGGCAAGGCGGTGGAGGTGCGCGCCCGCGACATGGCGGCGGAGGAGACGCGAGTCCGCGCCCTGCGGGACCGCCTCTGGACGGGCCTCTCCAGCCGGGTGCCGGAAGTGCGCCTGAATGGGCATCCGACCGAGCGGCTCCCCGGCACCTGCAATGTCTGCTTCCGTCACATCGAGTCCGAATCGATCGTGCTCGGCCTGGATCTCAAGGGCATCGGTGTCTCGGCGGGCTCGGCCTGTACCGCGGGAAGCGTGGAGCCGTCCCACGTCCTTGTGGCCATGGCTGTCCCGCTCGACTGGGCGATGGGGACGGTCCGGTGCTCGCTGGGACGGAGCACCACGGCGGAGGATATCGACTACGTGCTGGACAGCATCGAGCCCCTGGCCGGCAAGCTGCGCAGCCTCTCGCCCGTGAGGGCCTGA
- the iscX gene encoding Fe-S cluster assembly protein IscX, whose protein sequence is MAMKWSDTEDIAIALMEAHPDTDPLTVRFTDLHKWVVALEDFDDDPKASNEGLLEAIQMKWHEEYRDR, encoded by the coding sequence ATAGCCATGAAGTGGAGCGACACCGAGGATATCGCCATCGCGCTGATGGAGGCGCATCCAGACACTGATCCGCTCACCGTGCGCTTCACCGACCTGCACAAGTGGGTGGTGGCGCTCGAGGACTTCGACGACGACCCCAAGGCCTCGAATGAGGGCCTCCTCGAGGCCATCCAGATGAAGTGGCACGAGGAGTACCGCGACCGATGA
- a CDS encoding iron-sulfur cluster assembly scaffold protein — translation MRYSDTLIEHFRHPRNAGMMRDPDGVGESEYAECMDLARVFLRVREGRIEDVRFQTYGCGPTIAASSAATELIRGAALADVLELVDAQVDAAVGGLPPDRAHAAQVVTAAIRAAARDAAARSGTISPQGD, via the coding sequence ATGCGCTACTCCGACACGCTCATCGAGCATTTCCGACATCCTCGCAACGCGGGAATGATGCGCGATCCGGACGGGGTGGGCGAAAGCGAGTACGCCGAGTGCATGGACCTCGCGCGCGTGTTCCTGCGAGTGCGGGAGGGACGGATCGAGGACGTGCGCTTCCAGACTTACGGGTGCGGACCGACCATCGCGGCGTCCAGCGCCGCCACCGAGCTGATCCGGGGCGCCGCCCTCGCGGACGTGCTGGAGCTGGTCGACGCGCAGGTCGACGCGGCGGTGGGCGGGCTGCCACCCGACCGCGCCCATGCCGCCCAGGTGGTGACGGCGGCGATCCGGGCGGCCGCGCGCGACGCGGCGGCACGGTCGGGCACAATTTCCCCTCAAGGAGACTGA
- a CDS encoding DsrE family protein produces the protein MDPAGKKLGLMVSTAPEHANLATALGLGNAALDRGAQVYLYLIDDGVTAVEDPRVQALAERGARLFVCAYGCQKRGLPLSDRATNCGLVVLTDVISGTDRFVALN, from the coding sequence ATGGATCCCGCGGGGAAAAAGCTCGGCCTGATGGTCTCGACCGCGCCCGAGCATGCCAATCTCGCCACCGCGCTGGGGCTCGGGAACGCCGCGCTCGATCGCGGCGCGCAGGTGTACCTCTACCTCATCGACGACGGCGTGACCGCCGTGGAGGACCCGCGCGTCCAGGCCCTCGCGGAGCGCGGCGCCCGCCTCTTCGTGTGCGCCTACGGCTGCCAGAAGCGCGGTCTTCCTCTGTCGGACCGCGCTACCAACTGCGGCCTCGTGGTGCTCACCGACGTGATCAGCGGCACCGACCGCTTCGTCGCCCTGAACTGA
- a CDS encoding DsrE family protein codes for MADGLPVLVVISEDPRASHRANEAMRIALGVVAGENDVMVVLTGPAVHLLDEDTDDLVDGDDIAKFRAALRKLNVPFHIVGTPPSDAEWNVEGHPVVPVAEGAVAELARRAQRYLVF; via the coding sequence GTGGCCGACGGCCTGCCCGTGCTCGTGGTGATCTCGGAGGACCCGCGCGCGTCCCATCGCGCCAACGAGGCCATGCGCATCGCCCTCGGCGTGGTGGCCGGCGAGAACGACGTGATGGTAGTGCTCACCGGTCCCGCCGTCCATCTGCTCGACGAGGACACCGATGACCTCGTGGATGGCGACGACATCGCGAAGTTCCGCGCCGCCCTCCGGAAGCTCAACGTGCCGTTCCACATCGTGGGGACGCCGCCGAGCGACGCGGAGTGGAACGTGGAAGGCCACCCGGTCGTCCCGGTGGCCGAGGGCGCCGTCGCGGAGCTGGCCCGCCGCGCCCAACGATACCTCGTCTTCTGA
- a CDS encoding DinB family protein, protein MSAALIREHYDYHRWANRRLFDVANALGTEATGRDLGKHWSFPTLKGMFAHLYAADSVWLTRWKGQSPTRLLGDKDFASMTDLREKWDALEAEQRAFVEGLKDADLTRPVEYKNTEGAQFRVALGPLLQHVVNHATHHRSEVATMLTIISGSPPDTGINTYRVTVVKG, encoded by the coding sequence ATGAGCGCCGCGCTGATCCGCGAGCACTACGACTATCACCGGTGGGCGAACCGCCGTCTCTTCGACGTCGCCAATGCGCTGGGGACGGAGGCGACCGGCCGCGACCTCGGCAAGCACTGGAGCTTTCCCACCCTCAAGGGCATGTTCGCCCATCTCTACGCGGCGGACTCGGTGTGGCTGACCCGCTGGAAGGGCCAGTCGCCCACGCGTCTCCTCGGCGACAAGGACTTCGCGTCGATGACCGACCTGCGCGAGAAGTGGGACGCCCTCGAGGCGGAGCAGCGGGCCTTCGTCGAGGGGTTGAAGGACGCGGACCTCACCCGGCCCGTCGAGTACAAGAACACCGAGGGCGCCCAGTTCCGCGTGGCCCTGGGGCCGCTGCTCCAGCACGTGGTGAATCACGCCACGCATCACCGGAGCGAGGTGGCCACGATGCTCACGATCATCAGCGGCTCGCCGCCGGACACGGGGATCAATACCTACCGCGTCACCGTCGTCAAAGGATAG
- a CDS encoding Hsp70 family protein yields the protein AKELRTGKEASIAVRPTYGLTEAEVERMVDESFEHAEADVAARLLIEARTEADNVINHVERALTQGAQLAEAGELERIRAAVAALRDARGGDDRELIHGRTTAVNKATERLAEAMMDAALKGALASKRADRILESS from the coding sequence CGCCAAGGAGCTCCGCACCGGCAAGGAGGCGTCCATCGCGGTGCGCCCGACTTACGGCCTCACCGAGGCCGAGGTGGAGCGCATGGTCGATGAGTCCTTCGAGCATGCCGAGGCCGACGTGGCCGCGCGGCTCTTGATCGAGGCGAGGACGGAAGCGGACAACGTGATCAACCACGTGGAGCGGGCGCTCACCCAGGGCGCGCAGCTCGCCGAGGCCGGTGAGCTCGAGCGCATCCGCGCCGCCGTCGCCGCCCTGCGCGACGCGCGCGGCGGGGACGACCGCGAGCTCATCCACGGGCGCACCACCGCGGTGAACAAGGCCACGGAGCGACTGGCCGAGGCCATGATGGACGCCGCCCTCAAGGGGGCGCTGGCCTCCAAGCGGGCGGACCGTATCCTGGAGTCCTCCTGA
- the cysE gene encoding serine O-acetyltransferase — protein sequence MLAKMRRDVRTVLERDPAARSALEVVLCYPGVHAIWLHRIAHALWNGGLTTLGRLVSHFSRFVTGIEIHPAAKLGQGLFIDHGMGLVIGETAEVGENVSLLQGVTLGGTSVRREKRHPTLGDNVTVGANATILGGFTIGAGSRIGAGSVVVREVPENSVVVGVPGRVTYRDGRRVRGEIDLNQVDLPDPLARTVEHLLDRIRALEAELEALKQPAREREAE from the coding sequence ATGCTCGCCAAGATGAGACGCGACGTTCGCACCGTCCTCGAGCGGGACCCCGCGGCTCGCTCCGCCCTCGAGGTGGTGCTCTGCTATCCGGGTGTCCACGCCATCTGGCTGCACCGCATCGCGCACGCGCTCTGGAATGGCGGACTGACGACGCTGGGCCGGCTCGTCTCGCATTTCAGCCGTTTCGTCACCGGGATCGAGATCCATCCCGCCGCCAAGCTGGGGCAGGGGCTCTTCATCGACCACGGCATGGGCCTCGTCATCGGCGAGACGGCCGAGGTCGGCGAGAACGTGAGCCTCCTCCAGGGCGTCACCCTCGGGGGCACGAGCGTGCGGCGGGAGAAGCGGCATCCGACCCTGGGGGACAACGTGACAGTGGGCGCGAACGCCACCATCCTCGGCGGCTTCACCATCGGGGCGGGGAGCCGCATCGGCGCGGGCTCGGTGGTCGTGCGCGAGGTGCCGGAGAACTCGGTTGTCGTCGGCGTCCCGGGGCGGGTAACATATCGAGACGGGCGTCGCGTGCGCGGCGAGATCGACCTCAACCAGGTGGACTTGCCCGACCCGCTCGCGCGGACGGTGGAGCACCTGCTCGACCGCATCCGGGCGCTCGAGGCCGAGCTGGAGGCGCTGAAGCAGCCCGCGCGGGAGCGCGAGGCGGAATAG
- a CDS encoding 2Fe-2S iron-sulfur cluster-binding protein: MAKHKVTFLPQDVTVEVDDEKYPLADHGKPGSVLDIALAHDIDLEHNCGGSCACTTCHVIVREGEGNLSPMEADEEDRLDTAEGLTLHSRLGCQAIVRGDVVVEIPK, from the coding sequence ATGGCGAAGCACAAGGTGACGTTCCTCCCTCAGGACGTGACGGTGGAGGTGGACGACGAGAAGTACCCGCTGGCCGATCACGGGAAGCCCGGCTCGGTGCTGGACATAGCCCTCGCGCACGACATCGACCTCGAGCACAACTGCGGCGGCTCCTGCGCCTGCACCACCTGCCACGTGATCGTGCGGGAAGGGGAGGGCAATCTCTCGCCCATGGAGGCGGACGAGGAGGATCGCCTGGACACCGCGGAAGGCCTCACCCTTCACTCGCGGTTAGGCTGCCAGGCCATCGTGCGGGGCGACGTCGTGGTGGAGATCCCCAAATAG
- a CDS encoding biotin carboxylase N-terminal domain-containing protein: MLPSVLVANRGEIARRVIRGCRRLGVRAIAVYSEADAGWPHVAEADEAVLIGPAPARESYLDFERVLGAARKTGARAVHPGYGFLSENWRFAKACEEADLAWIGPPWRVIQQMGDKVEARRRMREAGVPVVPGSEGALDSLEAAGVVGGRIGYPLMLKAAAGGGGIGMVRVADAAALPAAWASAQRRAQAAFGSGALLVERYVTEPRHVEVQVFGDTGGQIVHLHERECSIQRRHQKLIEESPAPALDPEVKAHLVEAAVRGARAVGYVNAGTMEFIVQGREAYFLEMNTRLQVEHPVTEEVTGLDLVEWQLRVASGEPLPLPQDKIAQRGAALECRIYAEDPAKNFMPSPGTIARLTLPAGPGVRLEAGVAEGVQVSVHYDPLLAKVVTRGDTREEAIARMQAALEGFLVEGVRTVIPFHQRVLASAAFRAGRVHTQMVEQGGFNA, translated from the coding sequence GTGCTGCCGAGCGTCCTCGTCGCCAATCGGGGGGAGATCGCGCGCCGGGTGATCCGCGGCTGCCGGCGCCTCGGGGTGCGCGCGATCGCGGTGTACTCCGAAGCCGATGCGGGATGGCCGCACGTGGCCGAGGCCGACGAGGCCGTGCTGATCGGGCCCGCGCCAGCCCGCGAGAGCTATCTGGATTTCGAGCGCGTGCTCGGCGCCGCCCGCAAGACCGGGGCGCGCGCGGTGCATCCCGGCTACGGCTTCCTCTCCGAGAACTGGCGCTTCGCCAAAGCCTGCGAGGAAGCGGATCTCGCCTGGATCGGCCCGCCATGGCGGGTCATCCAGCAGATGGGCGACAAGGTCGAGGCACGGCGCCGCATGCGCGAGGCCGGGGTGCCGGTGGTGCCGGGCAGCGAGGGCGCCCTCGACTCGCTGGAGGCGGCGGGGGTGGTCGGCGGGCGCATCGGCTACCCCCTCATGCTGAAGGCGGCGGCGGGCGGTGGCGGGATCGGGATGGTGCGCGTCGCCGACGCCGCCGCGCTGCCCGCCGCGTGGGCCTCGGCGCAACGCCGCGCCCAGGCCGCGTTCGGCTCCGGCGCGCTCTTGGTCGAGCGCTACGTGACCGAGCCGCGCCACGTCGAGGTGCAGGTGTTCGGCGACACCGGCGGGCAGATCGTCCACCTCCACGAGCGCGAATGCTCGATACAGCGCCGCCACCAGAAGCTCATCGAGGAGAGCCCGGCGCCCGCCCTCGATCCCGAGGTCAAGGCGCACCTGGTCGAGGCGGCGGTACGGGGGGCCCGCGCGGTGGGCTACGTGAACGCGGGCACGATGGAGTTCATCGTCCAGGGCCGCGAGGCGTACTTCCTGGAGATGAACACCCGCCTCCAGGTCGAGCATCCGGTGACCGAGGAGGTCACGGGCCTGGACCTGGTCGAGTGGCAGCTCCGCGTGGCGTCCGGCGAGCCGCTGCCGCTCCCCCAGGACAAGATCGCGCAGCGGGGCGCCGCGCTCGAATGCCGGATCTACGCGGAGGATCCCGCCAAGAACTTCATGCCCTCGCCCGGCACCATCGCGCGACTCACGCTCCCCGCGGGGCCGGGCGTGCGGCTCGAAGCCGGGGTCGCGGAGGGCGTCCAGGTTTCAGTACACTACGATCCGCTCTTGGCCAAGGTCGTCACGCGGGGCGACACGCGCGAGGAGGCGATCGCGCGGATGCAGGCGGCGCTGGAGGGCTTCCTTGTGGAGGGGGTACGTACCGTCATTCCCTTCCACCAGCGCGTGCTGGCGAGCGCCGCGTTCCGGGCCGGCCGGGTCCACACTCAGATGGTCGAACAAGGAGGCTTCAATGCCTGA